DNA from Sphingomonas psychrotolerans:
ATCACGCCGGGATGGTGGAAGCGATGGCCTACGGTCTGCGCGCCGCTCTTGAGCCCGGCGACTTCGATCGGCACCAATTTGTCGCCGAGCAAGGCGACAATGCCCTGCAGCGGGCGGACCCAGCGCAGGCTCTCGGTCGAGACCGAAGCATCTCCCCAGCGCATCGATTTGGGCCAGGCGAAATTGTGGATCGCGTGGGTCGTGGCACTGGCGAGCACCGAGCCGGCGACGATCCCCGGCCGCTCGATCACTGCGAACAGCACCTGCCCGCCCTTGCCGTCGTCGCGCGCGACGAGCTGGTCGCGGGTGAGACCGGTCGAGCGCAGAAAGCCCTGGATCGCGGCGTCGGGCGCGTCGGCACGGGGGCCTTTGCGCTCTTCGGTTGCCGCGGTGGTGGTCTCGGCGACGCCGCGGACGATCAATGCGAGACGCCGCGGGGTGGCGAAGCTCTCGATGCTGTCGAAGGCGAGGTTGAGCGCCTTCAATCGCGCGTCGAACAAGGCGGCGAGGTCGGTGCGCGCCTTTTCCTGCATCCGCGCCGGAATCTCTTCGGAGCGGAGTTCGAGAAGGAAGTCTTCGGTCACAGCGACCACTCCGGATACTTCTCGGCCCAGACGGGCGTCATGTGGGCGATCCACGCCTCGCAGCTGCCCTTCGCGAGATCGCGGACCCGGCCGATATAGGCCTGGCGCTCGGCGACCGAGATGACGCCGCGGGCCTGGAGCAGGTTGAAGGTGTGGCTGGCTTCGATCGCCTGCTCATAGGCGGCGATCGGCACGTTCTGCGTCAGGCAATTCTCGCACTCGGCAACAGCCTTGCGGAACCCTTCGAACAAGGTCTCGGTATCGGCAACTTCGAAATTGTACTTCGACATCTGCTTCTCGTTCTCGAGAAACACGTCGCCATAGGTCACGCCGCCATCGTTGAACGCGAGGTCGTACACGCTGTCCTTGTTCTGGATGTACATCGCCAGCCGCTCGAGCCCGTAGGTCAGCTCACCCGCCACCGGCTTGCAATCGAACCCGCCCATCTGCTGGAAATAGGTGAACTGGGTGACTTCCATCCCGTCGCACCAGACTTCCCAGCCCAGCCCCCACGCGCCGAGCGTCGGCGATTCCCAATCGTCCTCGACGAAGCGGATGTCGTGGCGCGTGAAGTCCACCCCGATCGCCGCGAGCGAACCCAGATAGAGCTCCTGCAGATCGGGCGGGCTCGGCTTCAGGATCACCTGGTACTGGTAATAATGCTGGAGCCGGTTGGGGTTCTCGCCATAGCGGCCATCGGTCGGGCGGCGGCAGGGCTGGACGAAGGCGGCATTCCACGGATCGGGGCCGAGCGCGCGCAAGGTCGTCGCCGGGTGGAAGGTCCCCGCGCCCATACGCATGTCATAGGGCTGGAGGATCACGCAGCCGCGTTCGCTCCAGTAATCATGGAGCTTCAGGATCATCCGCTGGAAGCTGAGAGGTTCGGACATATGCGCCGTGCTTTGGCGCGCGATGCCCACGTTGACAAGGATGCAGTGATCCCCTCCTGTCGCGCGATGTTTCGGAAATTGCTGATTGGAGCGGCGCTGCTGGCGCTGGGCGGGTGCGAGGCGAAGAAGGCGGCGAACCACGCCGACCCTGCCTTGTGGGTGGTCAAGGACGCCGACACCACGATCTATCTGTTCGGGACGGTGCATATGCTCAAGCCCGGGCTCAGCTGGTTCGACGACGGCGTGAAGACCGCGTTCGACGCGAGCAACGAACTGGTGCTCGAACTGATGATGCCGCCCGAGGCCGAGATGCAGGCGCTGGTCGGCGAACTCGGCATGACGAATGCGGGCCCTGCCCTGCCCGACCAATTGCCGCCCGCCGAGGCCGCCAGGTTCCGCGCCGCGATTGCCGAGATGGGGCTGTCGCCCGAAGCGCTCGATCGCGCCGAGCCGTGGCTGGCCGCGACGATGCTGTCGGCGGCACCGCTGCGCCGGCTCGGCTATGACGAAAAGGACGGCGCCGAGGCCGTGCTTACCGCCGCGGCGAGCGCCGCGGGCAAGCGCGTGAACGGCCTCGAGACGGCGCGCGAGCAACTCGGCTATTTCGATCGGCTGCCGATCGCGGCGCAACGCGCGCTGCTGATCGATACGCTGGACGACTTGCCCAAGGCCGGCGCGACGATCGACCGGATGGTTGCGGCGTGGAGCGCGGGCGATGCCGACGGGCTCGCCCGGCTGATGAACGAGGATCTGGCCCGCGCGCCCGAGCTGGCCGACGCGCTGCTCGCCCGGCGGAACGCCAAATGGGCGGATTGGTTGACGCAGCGGATGAAGGCGCCGGGCACGGTATTCGTCGCGGTCGGCGCGGGGCACCTTGCCGGTAATGCCGGCGTGCAGGCCGAGCTGGCGAAGCGCGGGCTCAAGGCGGAGCGCGTCGACTATTGAGCCTGCCCCTCCCTGCAAGGGAGGGTTCGGGGTGGTAGAAAAGGCCGGGCTGATGCCCGGCCTTTTCTTTGCTGCGGCTCGATGGGCTCCCCCGGGTCGCCCCCCTGTCCCTCCTTGTAGGAAGCGGAGTTTTGCAGCTTGACTCCACTCCTCATTTAACTGATAGGTTATTTAACCAGGAGGTTATATGATTCTCGCACCCGACCCGCTAAGCGCCACCTTCGCCGCTTTGGCCGATCCGACCCGGCGCGCGATCCTCGCCCGGCTGGCCCGGGGCGAAACCTCTGTCGGCGAACTCGCCCGCCCGTTCGCGATGAGTGGGCCGGCGGTGACCAAGCATCTCAAGGTGCTCGAACGCGCCGGGCTGATCTCGCGCGGCCGCACGGCGCAGCAGCGTCCGGCGAAGCTCGAGGCGGAAGCACTCAAGGCGGCGAGCGACTGGCTCACTGCCTATCGCCGCTTCTGGGAAGAGAAGTTCGACGATCTCGACAGCTATTTGAAGCGATTGCAGGAAGAAGGAGAGCAAGAATGAACGCCATTGTGACCGAGTCCGGCGTGGGCTCCGAATTAGTCATCGTCCGAACCTTTGCCGCGCCGCGCGACCTCGTCTTCGATTGCCTGACCAAGGCCGAGCATCTCGCGCGCTGGTGGGGGCCGCACCATTTCGACGTACCCTTTTGCGAGAGCGACGTGCGGCCGGGCGGCAAGATCCGGATCGACATGCGCGGGCCCGAGCCGCACGGCACCAATCCGTGCTTCGGTGAATTTCTCGAGGTCGAGCGACCCGACCGGCTCTCGATAATGCTGCGCGCCTTCCAGGAAGCGGACGGCAGCTGGGGCATCGAGCATGTCACCACTTTCGTGTTCGAGGACGCGGCCGGCGGCGGCACGACGATGCACATGACGACGGTGATCAAGCAGGTGAGCGAAAAGCTGCTGCCGGCGCTGTCGGGCATGGAGGAAGGCTGGAGCCAGAGCTTCGAGAAGCTCGAGGCGCTGTTGCCCGAACTGGTGTAGCGGAGGGACTATTCCAGATCTGATCCTCCCCCGGAGGGGGGAGGATTGGATCGGTTGCACTTTACCCGCATTTCCGCTAGAGGCGCGCGCTTGCCCGGGCAGGGTCATCCCTGGAGGCCTGCCCGGCATGAACTGAAACACTTTAGCGCATTGGAACGACACATGAGCGAATCGCTTACGCTGTCGGCCGAGACGCGCGACCGGGTTGGCAAGGGAGCCTCCCGGGCGCTTCGTCGTGAAGGCCGCGTCCCCGCCGTTATCTACGGCAGCAAGGCAGACCCCGTTGGCATCCATGTCAGCGAACGCGAGCTGATGAAGCTGCTCAACACCGGGCACTTCATGAACTCGGTCGTCATGGTCAATGGCGAGCGCACCTTGCCCAAGGATGTCACCTTCAACGTCGTGACCGATCGTCCGGTCCATGTCGACTTCCTGCGCATCTCCGAGCATGCCAGCGTGCACGTCAACGTGCCGATCGTGTTCATCGATGAGGAAGAATCGGCCGGGATCAAGCGCGGCGGCGTGCTCAATGTCGTCCGTCACGAGCTCGAGCTCGTCGTCGACGCATCCGAGATCCCCGACCAGATCGAGATTTCGCTCAAGGGCGTCGAAGTCGGCGATTCGATCCACATCTCGGCAGTCACGCTGCCCAAGGGTGCGACTTCGGCGATCACCGATCGCGACTTCACCATCGCGACGATCGTGGCGCCGTCCGCGCTCAAGTCGAGCGAAGGCGACAGCCAGGGCGAAGCCGGCGAGGCCGAGGGCGAGTAATCGCTCGCACGAACTTTCCTGGGTGAAAAAATCGCCTCCGCATCCTAGGTGCGGGGGCGATTTTGTTTTGGGGTTTAGGCATGCAGCTCTGGGTGGGTCTCGGCAATCCGGGACCGCAATATGCGATGCACCGGCACAATGTCGGCTTCATGGCGGCGGACGCCATCGCCGAAGTGCACGACTTCCCGGCACCGAAGAAGCAGTTCCAGGGCTGGACGCAGGAAGGACGGATCGGCCCCGACAAGGTGACCCTGCTCAAGCCCGGCACCTTCATGAACGAGAGCGGCCGCGCCGTCCGCGCGGCGATGGACTTCTACAAGCTGGCGCCCGCCGACGTCACCGTCTTCCACGACGAGCTCGATCTGCTGCCGTTCAAGGTCAAGGTGAAGATCGGCGGCGGCACCGCGGGGCATAACGGGCTGCGCTCGACCGACTCGCATATCGGCCCCGATTTTCGCCGGGTGCGGATCGGGATCGGCCATCCCGGGCACAAGGACCGGGTGACCGGCTATGTGCTGGGCAACTACGCCAAGGCCGAGATCGAGCCGCTCACCGACCTGCTCGGTGCGATCGCCGCGGAGGCGTCATGGCTCGCGAGCGGCAACGATGCGCGCTTCATGAGCGACGTGGCGCTGCGGCTGCAGGACTGAGCGCAAGAAAAAGGGGGCCCGGTTTCCCGGAGCCCCTTCGCTGTTCTGATCGAAGCTTACTTCTTGCCGACGATCACCCCGACGAGGCGCTGATTGCCCCCGCCGACGGTACCGTTAGCTGCGAAGGCAATGCCGATCTCCTTGCCCTGCGAGCCGAAGAAGCCGCCGGTGAGCGTGCCCGACAGCGTCGGGCTGCCGGTGAAGCTGCCCTGGAACTGGTTCTGCCCGGTCGAAATCCCGCCCTGGGCAGTGAAGGTGCCGTACGCAGTCGTCGCGCCGCCTTGCGGAGTCTGGTCGAGCGTGAGCGCGATATCGACGAGGCCGGTCGAGAAGTTGACCGAAACCGTGACGGTGCCGCCGATCCGCGCGACGGTGGTGACACCGCCGTTGACGCCAACCAGCCGGCCGACGACGGTCGACGTATAGGCCTGCGTGCCGGTCTTCGGCATATCGGTCAGCACGGTCTGGTAGCCGAATACCGAGGTGGTGATCCGCTTGGCGCCCGTCGTCGAATCGCCGCGCCACCAATTGGCGTAGCTGAGATTGGTCAGCTGCAGCGCGGTGTTGCTCGTCACTTGCGACGGGATGGTGTTGTTGAGAAACTCGAGCTGCGAAAACTTGCCCGCAGTCGCCGTGTCGGTGGTGCGGAACACGAACTCGGTCACACCCGGCGCGGGAGCGGTGGTGACGTTGGCGTTGACGAAACGCGATTCCTCGCCATTCTCGTTGATCACATAGGTCGCCGTGGCGATCGCGTTGCTGGTGGCGAGGCTCAGACGGCTCGACAGGCCCACCTCGGTGGTCGCGACGCCCAGCGTCACTGCCCCGGCCGGATCACCGGTATAGCTGGTCGAGGCATTGATCGTGTTGAACGAGGCCGCGGCCGCCAGCGGGAACGCCGTATAGGTAGGCGACGCAGTCGGCGTTGGTGTCGGGGTGGCCGTGGGAGACGGGGTGGGAGTGGGATCATCGCTCCCGCTGCAGCTCGCAAGCGCGAAGGTCGCCGCGGCGGCGCTCATGATCATGTGACGGCGAATCATTCCCTGCTCCTTGAATACTCTATGCCTGACAAGGCCCGGCGCCCCTGTACCGCAGATGAACGGGGGTGCGTCAAGCAACCATACAATACTAAGACGTAGCCAACCCGGCCGGTCCGCATCGCCGGACGTTGGCGAGGCGTGCCGCAGCCTGTCGCGCGGGGCTCGACGGCAGTTCGAAGCGTCCAGCGCCCTTCGCGAGCAGCCCGAGCAACGCGCGTTCGTGCCGGCGGAGCCGGTGACCGGTCAGTCCGAGCTGGCCGCGCATCACCGACGGCAGCAGGTCCACGGCGGCGCGAACGCCCAGCCTTTGCAGCGGCCGCAGCGGCAGCGGCAGGATGTCCGCAGTCCCCAGGATCGCGATGAGTTCGTCGAGCACCGGCGACGGTTCGAGCTGTGGCCGTATCCGCGCCATCAGCGCCTGCATCCCGGCCTCGTTCGCTGGCGGCGCCTCGACGCCATAGAGTGCCGCGCCCGGCCTGGCCTCGGCATAATAACGGTCTCGCTCCACCTGCCCGAGCGGCGCGGCATAGCGACTATACGCTTCGAGAAACGCCCAGCTGGCGGTCGCCTGCACCCAAAGCAGCAACTCGGGGTCATTGGCGGCATAAAAGCGGCCATCGTCGGTCTCGCCTTGCACGCGCGCATGCATGCGCCGAACCCGCGCGGCCAGCGCCTCGAACTGGCTGCGCGCGCCGTAAACGGTGATCATCGCCGCGAGCCCCGTACGCCGCAGCCGGCCGGCCGGATCGCGTTTGAAGCTGCTATGGTCCCACACGCCGTGGCGCACGCGCGGCTCGCCCAGTTCGAGCAAAACCGCGGCGATCCCGCCGATATACATCGTCACCGGATTGCGGAACACGCGCCACGATACCGAATCCGGTGGAAGCATCGCCGGCTCGCCCGCGGGCTCGCGGAAATCGGCACCTTCGATGCCCATCAGTCGCGCGGCGGCGGAATCGAGAAGCTTGACTAGCATTCCAGCTCAACGCGCGGCGAGGCGGGCTTGCTCCGGACTGGAAACCGCGGCGCTTTGCGCCTATCGAGCGCGCAACTTGCCGGCATCGCCCGGCTCTTTCAACACAGGATCGCGCTTCATGGGTTTCCGCTGCGGCATTGTCGGGCTTCCGAACGTCGGCAAGTCCACGCTCTTCAATGCGCTGACCGAGACGGCCGCGGCGCAGGCGGCGAACTATCCGTTCTGCACGATCGAGCCCAATGTCGGCAACGTCGCGGTACCCGATCCGCGACTGGACAAGCTCGCCGAGATCGCCGGTTCGGCCAAGATCATCGAGACCCAGCTCGGCTTCGTCGACATTGCCGGCCTCGTCCGCGGCGCGAGCAAGGGCGAGGGCCTCGGCAACCAGTTCCTCGGCAACATTCGCGAAGTCGACGCGATCGTCCATGTGCTGCGCTGCTTCGAGAATGACGACATCCAGCATGTCGACAACAAGGTCGATCCGATCGCCGATGCCGAGACCGTAGAAACGGAACTGATGCTCGCCGATCTCGAAAGCCTCGAGAAGCGCGTCCCCGCCTTTGCCAAGAAAGCCACGCAGGGCGACAAGGAAGCCAAGGTCGCCGCCTCGGTGCTCGGCCAGGCGCTCGACTTGCTCCGCGAGGGCAAGCCCGCGCGCCTCACCCAGCCGAGAGATATCGAGGAAGCTCGTGTCTTCGCGCAGGCGCAGCTGCTCACCGGCAAGCCCGTCCTCTATGTCTGCAACGTCAATGAGGAAGACGCCGCCAACGGCAACGAACTCTCCGCCAAGGTGTTCGAAAAGGCGAAGGCCGAGGGCGCAGAAGCCGTCGTGGTGTCGGCGGCGATCGAGGCCGAGATCGCGACGATGCCCGCTGAAGATCGCAGTGAGTTCCTCGCCGAGCTGGGACTTGAGGAGACCGGCCTCGCACGCGTCATCACCGCGGGCTACAAATTGCTCCACTTGCTCACCTTCTTCACCGTCGGCCCGAAGGAAGCGCGCGCGTGGACCGTCGAGGTCGGCGCCAAGGCGCCGCAGGCCGCGGGCGAGATCCACACCGATTTCGAGCGCGGCTTCATCCGCGCCGAGACGATCGCCTATGAGGACTATGTCCAGTTCAAGGGCGAGAGCGGCGCGCGCGACGCAGGCAAGCTGCGTTCCGAAGGCAAGGAATATGTCGTCCACGACGGCGACGTGATGCTGTTCCGCTTCAACGTCTGACGCGCGAACTTCCCCGCGCAGAGCATTGATATACAACGGCGCCGCGATGACGCGGCGCCGGGCCTCGCCGCGCCCACGCCTTCGCTGCTCGGCACCTGCGCGTCCCGCGGCATGTATGGCGATGTATCGCGCCAAATAGACGCAGACCGCGATCCGCATCACCAGCGAGCAGCCGGCATACAGCTTTTCCCCGCACAAGTACTTAGTTAACAAAGCTTGAAGATGCTATTCTAGCTACCTCGCTGTCGTAGCTGCCGGGCAGATCAAAGTGTGAAGCTTACAACCATTCCCCTGCCTGAATTTGGCTATCCACTGCGCGGACCGGCGCAGACTGCTCCACGATGGTTGACGCTCGTGCTTCCCCTCGCCGCTGTGCTGATCTGCGGGGCGATCTGGCTGGTGGCAATCCAGATCGCAAACGTCCAGCGTGCCGGCGTGATATCCAGCGCGGTGCGCGAGAATCGTAATCGCGTGATTGCCTATGACCATTTCATCTCGGGGATCCTCGAGCGCGCCGATACCGCCGCCACGCAGCTCGCGCGGTATCATGACGGCGGTGCCGGCGGGCCTGGCGCAGCCCCCGCGTCGCTGATCGATTCCGCCGCCGTCGATCCGCTGTTCGCGAAGGTCGATGTCGCCGATGCCGCTGGGCGCGTGCGATGGTCGAGCCGGCCTGGAAACACCGCCCGAAGCCTGGTGGGCGAACCCGCGTTCGAGCAGCTTCGCACTGACGCGACGCGCCAGCCGATCCTCACGGATCCCGCTCGCGAGAGCAATACCGGCAAGGTCTCGATCACTTTCGCCCGCGCGATACTGGCGGAGGACGGCAAGTTCGGCGGGGTCGTCGCGCTGCATATTCCGATAGACCGCCTGACCCGCTTCTACGAAGGCGCCGATTTCCGGCCACACGACCTGATCTCGGTCATCCGCCTCGACGGGCTGACTCTCGCCCGGCGCCAGGGCGCAGTCGTCAGCTATGGCCAGAATCTCGCCGGCAAACTCGCCATGCAGCGACAGGCGGCGCAGCCTTGGGGCACCTATATCGGCCCCAGCTCGGTGGACGGCATCAGGCGCATCTTCAGCCAGCGACGACTGCCGCGTTACGGATTGTTCGTCAGCGTGGGACTCGGCATCGACGACGCGCTGGCACTCTCTTATGCGAGAACGCGCATATTCTACCTTACCGTGGCCGCCCTCTCGCTCGCGCTGCTGGGCGGCACCCTCGCTTTCTGGCTGGGCCTGCGCCGTCGGGAAGCGATCATCCAGCGTCTTGCCGCGATCAACAAGCGGCTGTGCGAGGCGCAGGCTATCGGCAAGATCGGCGATTGGGAACTCGATCTGGAGAGTAAATTGCTCACCTGCTCGGAGGAAACTTGCCGGATGCACGGCCGCGATCCAGCACAGGACATCATGACCTCGGACGAGGCGCTCGCCTTCCATGACCTGGCGGGCCGCAAGGAGATCCAGCGGACGTTACGTACCGCGATCCTGTCGAAGCAGCCGGCGCAATGCGAAGTCGTCAGCACCATGGGTGATGGCCGGGTCGCACCACTGCGGATCCGGATGTCGCCGGTGGTCGATCCCGACGGCCGGGTGCGGACCGTGCTCGGCACCGAGCAGGATGTCACCACCGAGCGGCGGCACGAGCAGCTTCGCGCCGAAGTGGCGCATATCACCCGCGTGGAGGCCGTGAACGTAATGGCCGCAACGATCGCGCACGAGCTTTCGCAGCCGCTCACCGCGGCCGGCAATTATCTCAGCGCCGCGATCTATCTGGCCGAGCAGGGCAGACATTCGCTGGTCGATCAGGAGCGGCTGGCAGTCCTGCTGGGGCAAGCGGGCCGGCAGATCGGGCTGAGCGGCAAGATCATCTCGCGCGCACGCGAGATGATCTCGGATCGCCGCATCGGCGAGATGGCGTCGCTCGACGACATCGTCGAGGAGGCGATCGCACTCAGCAAGGTCGCCGATCCGGCCGTCGCACGCGCGGC
Protein-coding regions in this window:
- a CDS encoding glycine--tRNA ligase subunit alpha, whose product is MILKLHDYWSERGCVILQPYDMRMGAGTFHPATTLRALGPDPWNAAFVQPCRRPTDGRYGENPNRLQHYYQYQVILKPSPPDLQELYLGSLAAIGVDFTRHDIRFVEDDWESPTLGAWGLGWEVWCDGMEVTQFTYFQQMGGFDCKPVAGELTYGLERLAMYIQNKDSVYDLAFNDGGVTYGDVFLENEKQMSKYNFEVADTETLFEGFRKAVAECENCLTQNVPIAAYEQAIEASHTFNLLQARGVISVAERQAYIGRVRDLAKGSCEAWIAHMTPVWAEKYPEWSL
- a CDS encoding TraB/GumN family protein, whose amino-acid sequence is MFRKLLIGAALLALGGCEAKKAANHADPALWVVKDADTTIYLFGTVHMLKPGLSWFDDGVKTAFDASNELVLELMMPPEAEMQALVGELGMTNAGPALPDQLPPAEAARFRAAIAEMGLSPEALDRAEPWLAATMLSAAPLRRLGYDEKDGAEAVLTAAASAAGKRVNGLETAREQLGYFDRLPIAAQRALLIDTLDDLPKAGATIDRMVAAWSAGDADGLARLMNEDLARAPELADALLARRNAKWADWLTQRMKAPGTVFVAVGAGHLAGNAGVQAELAKRGLKAERVDY
- a CDS encoding ArsR/SmtB family transcription factor, with amino-acid sequence MILAPDPLSATFAALADPTRRAILARLARGETSVGELARPFAMSGPAVTKHLKVLERAGLISRGRTAQQRPAKLEAEALKAASDWLTAYRRFWEEKFDDLDSYLKRLQEEGEQE
- a CDS encoding SRPBCC domain-containing protein, translating into MNAIVTESGVGSELVIVRTFAAPRDLVFDCLTKAEHLARWWGPHHFDVPFCESDVRPGGKIRIDMRGPEPHGTNPCFGEFLEVERPDRLSIMLRAFQEADGSWGIEHVTTFVFEDAAGGGTTMHMTTVIKQVSEKLLPALSGMEEGWSQSFEKLEALLPELV
- a CDS encoding 50S ribosomal protein L25/general stress protein Ctc — encoded protein: MSESLTLSAETRDRVGKGASRALRREGRVPAVIYGSKADPVGIHVSERELMKLLNTGHFMNSVVMVNGERTLPKDVTFNVVTDRPVHVDFLRISEHASVHVNVPIVFIDEEESAGIKRGGVLNVVRHELELVVDASEIPDQIEISLKGVEVGDSIHISAVTLPKGATSAITDRDFTIATIVAPSALKSSEGDSQGEAGEAEGE
- the pth gene encoding aminoacyl-tRNA hydrolase, with the translated sequence MQLWVGLGNPGPQYAMHRHNVGFMAADAIAEVHDFPAPKKQFQGWTQEGRIGPDKVTLLKPGTFMNESGRAVRAAMDFYKLAPADVTVFHDELDLLPFKVKVKIGGGTAGHNGLRSTDSHIGPDFRRVRIGIGHPGHKDRVTGYVLGNYAKAEIEPLTDLLGAIAAEASWLASGNDARFMSDVALRLQD
- a CDS encoding HupA family protein, which codes for MIRRHMIMSAAAATFALASCSGSDDPTPTPSPTATPTPTPTASPTYTAFPLAAAASFNTINASTSYTGDPAGAVTLGVATTEVGLSSRLSLATSNAIATATYVINENGEESRFVNANVTTAPAPGVTEFVFRTTDTATAGKFSQLEFLNNTIPSQVTSNTALQLTNLSYANWWRGDSTTGAKRITTSVFGYQTVLTDMPKTGTQAYTSTVVGRLVGVNGGVTTVARIGGTVTVSVNFSTGLVDIALTLDQTPQGGATTAYGTFTAQGGISTGQNQFQGSFTGSPTLSGTLTGGFFGSQGKEIGIAFAANGTVGGGNQRLVGVIVGKK
- a CDS encoding oxygenase MpaB family protein, giving the protein MLVKLLDSAAARLMGIEGADFREPAGEPAMLPPDSVSWRVFRNPVTMYIGGIAAVLLELGEPRVRHGVWDHSSFKRDPAGRLRRTGLAAMITVYGARSQFEALAARVRRMHARVQGETDDGRFYAANDPELLLWVQATASWAFLEAYSRYAAPLGQVERDRYYAEARPGAALYGVEAPPANEAGMQALMARIRPQLEPSPVLDELIAILGTADILPLPLRPLQRLGVRAAVDLLPSVMRGQLGLTGHRLRRHERALLGLLAKGAGRFELPSSPARQAAARLANVRRCGPAGLATS
- the ychF gene encoding redox-regulated ATPase YchF, with protein sequence MGFRCGIVGLPNVGKSTLFNALTETAAAQAANYPFCTIEPNVGNVAVPDPRLDKLAEIAGSAKIIETQLGFVDIAGLVRGASKGEGLGNQFLGNIREVDAIVHVLRCFENDDIQHVDNKVDPIADAETVETELMLADLESLEKRVPAFAKKATQGDKEAKVAASVLGQALDLLREGKPARLTQPRDIEEARVFAQAQLLTGKPVLYVCNVNEEDAANGNELSAKVFEKAKAEGAEAVVVSAAIEAEIATMPAEDRSEFLAELGLEETGLARVITAGYKLLHLLTFFTVGPKEARAWTVEVGAKAPQAAGEIHTDFERGFIRAETIAYEDYVQFKGESGARDAGKLRSEGKEYVVHDGDVMLFRFNV
- a CDS encoding ATP-binding protein — translated: MAIQIANVQRAGVISSAVRENRNRVIAYDHFISGILERADTAATQLARYHDGGAGGPGAAPASLIDSAAVDPLFAKVDVADAAGRVRWSSRPGNTARSLVGEPAFEQLRTDATRQPILTDPARESNTGKVSITFARAILAEDGKFGGVVALHIPIDRLTRFYEGADFRPHDLISVIRLDGLTLARRQGAVVSYGQNLAGKLAMQRQAAQPWGTYIGPSSVDGIRRIFSQRRLPRYGLFVSVGLGIDDALALSYARTRIFYLTVAALSLALLGGTLAFWLGLRRREAIIQRLAAINKRLCEAQAIGKIGDWELDLESKLLTCSEETCRMHGRDPAQDIMTSDEALAFHDLAGRKEIQRTLRTAILSKQPAQCEVVSTMGDGRVAPLRIRMSPVVDPDGRVRTVLGTEQDVTTERRHEQLRAEVAHITRVEAVNVMAATIAHELSQPLTAAGNYLSAAIYLAEQGRHSLVDQERLAVLLGQAGRQIGLSGKIISRAREMISDRRIGEMASLDDIVEEAIALSKVADPAVARAAISAQLEPDTGHVAADKVQIQQVLLNLIRNAAQAVADVDKPQVIVTSHREAAGMVMVSVGDNGKGLPGNGGDIFAPFGAADRNGLGIGLSICRTIVDSYGGRIWSSISPLGGAAICFTLPLDELALLYDVA